The Raphanus sativus cultivar WK10039 chromosome 6, ASM80110v3, whole genome shotgun sequence sequence ACATTTGTGCCACTGACCATTCTTCACGTTTTTGCTTACATTGCTGGAGAGAAACTGATGTCCTCTAGTGATCATGATATATCAAATGCAGTGTTGAAATCCATTGTGATGTTTCTAGAGAATAGACATTTTGGTACTGTGGATGGATATGCTAAGTTGCACCCAGGGAAGAACAAGTGTCCATTCTCAGACAAGTCTTCCTCGTTGGAGGCTATGGGATCTATGCTCATGGAAGTTGTTCAGGAGTTTACTCGGTCTAATACTGTGCATCAGAGCTTGATTGAGTTTAGGCCGGCACACAAAGGTTTCCAGTGCAGATTGGCGAGGGATCAAAGTGTTACTTTATGTGACATTCTGTCATTGGTGGAGCTTATTGCTTGTTACACGGTATGTAGTGAAAACTTTTCAGAGCATTTACAACCTTAGTGTTTTGTTAATTTCTGTTGTCGATTGTACCCATTTGATCTTTTATATATGCAGGCATGGGATTGGACTAGTGCGAACATTGTTTCTCCACTGCTTAAGACGCTGGGAATGACATTGCCAATGAACGTTTCTGTTGCAGTGATCTCTCTTCTTGGGCAGCTTAGCAGGTAACATTTTATTAGTTTCGTCTCTTTTTATATAGAAGGACCAATATGATGTAattctctctttttgttttggattttgCAGTGTTGGAGTGGATGCTGGTGGCTATGAAAATGAAGGGATATCAAACTTGAGAGAGAAACTGTCATCATTTCTTCAGTGTGAGAAGACACTAGAAGCTGGTTTTGCAGTCCAGATAGCAACTGTGAGCTCCCTCTTGAAGACGCTTCAGCTGGATCTCGCAAAAGTCTTTCAAGGCGAAATCACCAAGCTTCCAGATTGTGGCGACCAAAGCTTATCTGTTCCAGCCAATATGGTCACCAAGTGGTTCTCTTTGTTGAGCGAGGAACAGCGAGCTTTCGCAGCCGAGTTCTTGCAAGCCTCTGTTGTTAGATAATTACTTCAGTTGAAAAAGTCATCAAAAGCAGTACAGTTTTGGGTATGTCTCTTACTGCTTGATTATTCTTCTTCATTGACTGATGTTTTTTGGTTCAAGGATGGAGACTATCACCATGTATTGTAGTCTACCAATTGGAACATgttacatagttttttttttaaacatttttattcaGACAAAGCCTAACCACATCACCGCAAGCAAAGATTGTTATATCAAGGTTCAATacagaaaacacataaattaAACTGCTTCCTGTGACAAAACCCATAGACATCATTCGTATATATTTGCTAAAactttatttaatatgaaaaccCATTAAAGACAACGACAAATCAACCGATCTTTGTCGGAATACTCTGTTCATGTCTGAAGAAATTCTCAGGATCAAACTCACCCTTAATCTTCACCAACCTCTCGAAATTCCCCTTGAAATACTTAGTCCCCCACTCCCTAGCATCACTCTCTTCCTCGTTCACCCCCAAATCAAGATCCCTGTAATTCACATACGCACGTCTCGGGTTCTTCGACACATACTTCGCCATATAACCATACATCTCCCTCATCCACTTCATATGCCTCTCGTCGCTCGCTTTACCATCTGACCAAGACGATAGCCACTGAATCATGAACAAGGTCCCTTTCCTGTGAGGGAATGGTATCTCTGACTCCGGGATCCTCGACATCATTCCTCCGTAAGGATTCCATATCGTTAAAGGTGAATCCTCTTGTAGAAGCTTCTTCCATAGTCCTTCTAAGCCTTCCACAGGTATTGGCTCTTCCACAAAGTCTGACTTGGCCTTGAAGTAGCTCTTGAAGAGTGATTTTCCGTTGAGTAAAGCCTCTGGTGATGCGCTGTTTGGGAATCCAGCAATGTACATTACTGATTTGATCCAGCTCATTTCAATGCAGTCCTTCTTGGTTAGTCCTAACTCAGGGAAACTCTTCTTCATCACCTGTTTAAGAAACTCGGGTTAAATTTGTCAAACTAAAAAAGTTAACCAGCCAAAAAgatgtaaaaatcatatttctGAAGTTTTAAATTTAGACCCCTAAACTTTACAAAACTCGAATTTCCCTTCATCGCCTGTTAAAAATTGTACTCAGGttcgattttttttgtcaaatctaAAAGTTTACGAGCCaaaagatataaatataataactttGGAGGCTTTAAATTTAGACCCctaaactttatataattaaaatttcaaccCCATCATACCTGCATAAGCCTATTTGAGTCACCGAGAAACTGTCCTTGGTACGAAGTCGAGATGGTTCGGTCTCCCGGTTTGGTGGTTTTGCTCGCTGTCTGAATAATCACGCGAATGAAGAGATCTTAGTCAAGCTTGTCCGCGACTTGTTGCCACTTGTACAAGACCTTGGTACCGTCTTGCTCAAGCGTCTTCGTGACTGTGAATACAGTCACGGTCGCGGGTACGGGAACAAGCTTGATCTTCCAGGCGAGGATCACGCCGAAGCTTCCGCCGCCACCGCCTCGAATCGCCCAGAAGACGTCCTCTCCCATCGATGCGCGATCAAGGAACTTGCCGTTGGCGTCGATGATTCTCGCGTCGAGGACGTTGTCAGCGCCGAGACCGAACTTCCGCATCATGGAACCGTAGGCTCCGCCGACTAAGTGGCCGCCGATGCCTAGGCTTGAGCATAGACCCGCCGGGAAACCATGGGTTTGGCTTTTCTCTTGGATCCTAATTCAATCGCGCGGGAAGTAAAAAGAAACTGTTAGTTAACGGATCATTAACCGAAGCTCAACCGTGTTCTGTTTGCTTTTACTTTGGTTTGGTTCCATCGATTTGGTTATAGAACAAAAACCGGGATGATTAGGTGACCCTCTGGTAGGCCGCTCTCAATCAAAAATGAACAAGGTGAAAAATTGTACATTTCTATTTGAACATGATGAAAGCAATACTTTAACATAACTGGCAAGAAATTAGGTGATAATCTCATCTAGCGGAACAAGCCATTCTAAtggattttaaatttaaaaaaaaactgaagttGATTAATACaatgttttgtaaaaataaaataaaaatcaattaacaTTTGTCACTATAAAAACCGACGAATATATCGACataaatttattgtatttttcattaaaaagttctaatttttttttaaagaaaaaaaatctagttATGTTACTGGTTTTTCgtctgaagttttttttttttttgagaattgttTTTCGTCTGAAGTTTatgacaaaacaaaatcatcTTTATTTTTGCCAATAGTTTCTGATGTGGTGTATATTGAGCCActtcatttaatttatttggtcgctttttggttatttaaaacttaaaagtaaaGTAATTTATTTGGTATATGATGcttcaatttttctttcttgtagAAAAAACTAGCTCAGAAAACTCATGCATGGGTCGTCCAATATATAGTACAAATACATGCGTAAGCGTTACCTGTAGTAAACCTCTCCGACGGTGGCCCCCGCGTGAGCCCACGCGCTGTTACTGTCCACATTTACGTCAACCTGTCTAAGCTTGGATAGGTCAACGATCACAAACGGCGTTTCGTTCTCAGCAACGAAGGAGAGCCCTTCGTAGTCGTGGCCGCCGCTACGTAGCCGCATGTGAAGCTGGAGTTTCTTAGCACACACGACGGCTGCTTGTACGTGTGTCTCGTACATAGGCTCGAATATGAACACAGGCTTCGGGTTTGACGGCGTCAAGTAACGTAGATTTTGTGCCGTTGATTCAAGCTCTTCTTTAAACAAAGTCGCGTTTTGGTCGGGTGAGTAAAACGTCGCCGTTACCGGGAAGGATATGTCGGAGTTGTCGACGAGGCACTGCATGAAATCTTGCTGTAATGTGGATGAATATAATGGAACCGAAACTAATAGTAGCGTCACCGCAAACGCTATTGCGTTTCGCTTTGAAACCGCAAACGCCATATTGTTTCTAAAGAACTATTGTGTGGTGTTCGTTTTTGGTAGCTGAGGTATGTGCAGTGTTTGGCTTTATATAGGAGGTTGATAACTTGATATGTGTGCGAAACTGtgaattttaccaaaaaaaataaaaaaaaactgtaaatgtCTTGCACGTAAAGTTGGTGTAATAATTACATCATGAATAACattttcattatattatatTCATTCATTTGTTGCTAAAAATGCATAAACCTTTATTTCATTGCTAAACTTCTATCGTATgtattttgagttttgactaCTCGAATAATATAAGGGTTTTTTTGGAGTTTCTATACACGTAAAGTTGGTGTTGTAATTACATAACGgctcatttttattatattatactaGCATTTATTGCTAAAATGTGTAAACTTTTatttctttgctttttttttttttttttttttttgtcactgaattttcattaataaaaaGAGGGAAAAAGGAGATGGGCCTAAAACGGTGGCCCAATTCCATGGTTCATTACActaaaacagaagaagaaagggCCTTTTTGGCTAGAGAATCAGCAATCTTGTTCTGCGATCGGGGGTGAAGGAAGAACTCGATTGATGCAAAACCAGAGGAGATCAAAAGGATGTCAGAGACTATGCCGATGATTTCTTTTGACTGGAGTTTGCCGGAGATTGCTCGGTGGAGCGTTGAACAGTCGGTGAAGACCCTAAGGTTGGTGAACCCAAGAGAAGACGCCATGCAGAGAGCCGATCGCATCGCAACCGCTTCCGCAATAAGTGGAGACCCGATGAGTTCTTGACTCCTAGAGCCATGAATCGGGGTTTGAAGAGGTGGACCTGAGAAGATCCAGCCGAGACCTGCCTTCTTCCTTGTCTTATCCCACGCCGCATCCGTTGAACAGCTAATGGCGTCATCAGGGGAGAGCGATCGGGGAGCTTGCGCCGTGCTACCTCCTATACCATTAGGTACactgttcttcttctttggttcACCTTGTGCCATTGACCATTCTTGGGCCAATCTCAAACCTTTGGTGGCTGTCTCCTCAGGTGATAAGCCTCGGTTCTCAAAAATGAGGATATTACGGGAAGTCCAGATAGTCCAGAGAACCCAAGGCAAGATATTGTGAGCGACTCCTGTAGGAGGGAGGCAGACTGCGTTTCGGAAGCTAAAGATGACCTCTTGAATTGAAGCGGAGCCAGCTAGGTGAACTGCTCTCTGTAAGGGAATTAAATCCCAAACCGAAACCGCAAATGGACAGGTAAAGAAACAATGAAGAGCTGTCTCTGGAATTGAACATCTAGTACAGTTTGTAGCTGAGAGGTTTCCTCTAATTTGCAGGTTTACTCCTAGGGGAAGTGCATTCTGAATCAGTGCCCAGAGAAAGGCTCTCATCTTCGGTGAGAACTCCCCAGCCCAAACGTCCTTAATCCAGTGGAACTCTGTAACTGGGAGAGGCGGTGCGGAGCTCTGTGATGAGGTTGAAGCGGTGAAGTAACCTGACTTCGTCGAGTACACCCCCGAGTTTGTTGCACGCCAGATGAATGAGTCCTCTGCTCCTCTCAGACTTGGCTGCAAACAGAGAATTTTGTCTGCGAAAACAGGTAGCAAACTCTCGATCCTCCGCTTGTTCCATTTCATATCCGAAGTGAGTAGGTCTGCTACTGTTAGATCGAGTGTCGCCTCTGTTATAGGACCCATAGGCTTTATATTTTCTTCCAGTGAGATCCAAGAGTCCTGCCACACTCTTGTCGTTTGGCCATTGCCTATAGCTCTCCCTAGGTTCGTTTTCAATAGGTCCCTTCCATGGAGAATGCTCCTCCACCCATGTGAGCAGTTTTGGTTAGATTCCACCTCTAGGAAGGACTTTTTATGACAATATTTCCCCATCAATACACGAGCTAAGAGACTGTTAGGGACCGTGATGATTCGCCATGCTAGTTTAGCTAGGAGAGCTTGATTGAAACGTTGGATATCTCTGAGACCCAAACCACCTAGGGCCTTAGGCTTAGTCATTTTATCCCAAGCAACCCAACAATCTTCCTTTTGCCATCGTTCCCATCCCAGAAGAATCTTGTCAAGACTGATTGAATTCTTTTGCAGAGACTCACAGGAAGGAGGAAACAGGACATCGTATATGTAGGAATAGCACTGAGGATTGATTGAAGCATGGTTAACTTGCCTGACCTGGAGAGACGCTTTGTTGACCAACTGATTGCCTTTTGTCTGATGCGATCCACTATGGAGGTGAATAAGTCCCTTTTCCTTCTGCCAAAGTGTTCAGGTAAGCCTAGGTACTTACCCAAACCTCCTTCTTTTGGAATTCCCAATATTGACTTCGCGTTTTCTTTGATTGTAGGTGATGTTTTACTTGAGAAGGTGATGGAGCTCTTCGTCTTGTTGATCTTCTGCCCAGATACTCTTTCGTACTCCTGAAGAATACTCAGCAACATCTCACAACTCTTTTGATCCGCTTGGGTAAAAAACATGGTGTCATCTGCGAAGAGCAGGTGATTTACCCTGGGGCTTCCCCGAGCAGCTCTCACTCCTTGTAATGCTCCAGATCGACTTGCATTCTTGCACATGCCAGAGAGGACCTCACTGCAGAGGATGAAGACATAAGGAGAGAGGGGATCGCCTTGCCTTATTCCTCGGTAAGGAATCACATTCCCGTAGACAGTATCATTAATCAAGTAGGAATAGGAGACAGTAACTATGCATTGCATCATCCATCGAATCCATATAGGACTGAAACCCAATCTTACTAGGACTTGCTCAATGAACCTCCATTCTAGCCTATCGTAGGCCTTAGACATGTCTGTCTTCACTGCCATAGTGCAATTTTTCTCTGCTTTTGAGGCTTTGAGGAAATGGAGTAGTTCATGTGTTATTAAGACGTTGTCTGCAATGGCTCTTCCAGGGATGAAGGCTGACTGGTTCTCTGAGATAATAGAGCTTAGAACCTTCTTTAGTCTGAGGGACAATAGCTTCGATATAATTTTGTAGTAGATGTTACAGAGTGCTATTGGTCTGTAGTCCTCGACTTTTGATGCTGCTTGGGTTTTAGGTATCAACCTCACATGTGTTGTGTTAACATCAGGTGCGAGGTTCCCCGAGATGAAGAACATTTGGATTTCCTTGATGACTGCTGGGCCAACTACCTCCCAATTTGAGTGGAAGAAAGCTGCAGAGAAACCATCAGGGCCTGGCGCCTTATCAGCGTGGATCGCAAAGGTGGCCATCTTAATCTCTTGTGCTTGTGGGATCTCTGTTAGTTTCTCATTCTGTACGTCCGTGATACAGGGTTGGAGAGCCTCTGCTATCGTTTGGCTTCCATCGGATTCTGATGACTGGAAGAGGTCCGTGTAGTAGGAAGCTATCACCTCCGCTATCTGTTCCTCTTCATAAACAGGTCGTCCTTCCTTATTTTCTATAACAGCCATTCTATTTTTTGCTGATCTCCCTTTCGACACTGCGTGGAAATAGCCAGTATTCGAGTCACCAAGGGACAACCAGAGCTGTCTGCTTCTTTGCTTCCAGAACTCCTCCTCCTTCTGGTAGAGATGGAGGATTCTGACGTTTAGCTCGTGGATTAGATCATCATCAGGTACAGGGCTAACCATAGCTGAGTCTAGTCTTTCTTTAACTTCTTCCATTGCCTTTTGACTGTTCTCATGAAAAGCTTTGCTCCACTTGCAGATAGCGTGACGGCACAAGGAGAGTCTGTCTTCTACTGGTAAGTCCACTGACCTATTCCAAATCTCCTTCACTAGCTCCTTTATCTCAATATTATCACGGAGTCGTCTATCAAATCGAAAGATTTTTAGGCCTTTCTTCTTGGATGTGTCCAAATAGGTGATCAAAGGACGGTGATCGGAGCCCTCATATTTGAGATATTGGCTACGGCATGACGGGAACAGGTCCATCCATTGGCTGTTGCTGATCGCCCTGTCTAATCTGCACAGGACCATATGCTTGTGTCTCTTGCCTCTCCAGGAGAGGAAGCTGCCGGTGAATTTGAGATCAAACAAATCATTGCGGGAAAGAAAGGATCTGAATGCACAAAAGGTACCCTCTGCTCTTTCTGCACCTCCACTTTTCTCACTATTATCCACTATTTCATTAAAGTCCCCTGTCAGAAACCAGGGTTCTTCTTGTGATTGATGGAGGTCTGAGAGTTCATTCCATACTCGTTGTCTTTTCGAGTGATCAGGCTCTCCGTACACGAAGGTGGTGTGAAAGGTATTTCCTTTATAGCTGATCCTTGTGTCTATAAAGTTGTGTGAAGAGGATAACACTGTGAGCGTTATGTCTTTTTTCCAGGATAAGAACAGGCCTCCTCCACTTGGACTGTGAGGAGCCACCTCGACGAAATTATTGCCTTGCAGCCAGTACAGCTCCTTGGTGACCATGTCAATGGGGTTTTTCGTCTCCATGAGGAAGGTGATGTCGGGGTCTCTCCTCCTCTGGAGCTCCTGTAGTCGCTGGACTGTTATGGGGTTCCCCAGCCCACAACAGTTCCAGCTAAGGATGACTAAGGAACCTGGTGAAGAGGAAGCCGAAAATCCGACTTACTCCTCGTCATCGCCGGGATCAAGTTGATAGGTGGGTTTACTGGAGCATTGGAGGGGCCTGCCTCCGTTGTTGCGTTCCTTCTCCCCTTATGGCTCTTTGAAGCCAGTTTCTCCGTCGAGCTCGAGTATCTTGGTGAGTTCTGGATTTGagaaagtttccttttcttGAAACTTGCCCCTCTGAGTATATTAGGCGTAGATCTTGCCTTGGTGGGTTTAGTTGCCTTAGATGCTTTCCTTTTCAGCTTATTTTGATAATTCAATAAAGTCTCATCATCATCAGGAGCTCCTGGGGTGCTCTGTGGTGTTTCTTGGACCTCCATAGCATGATTAGGGGGACTAACAATAACCGACTTGAGTTTTGCAGGTCTAGCAGCAGCTGCTGAGGCTGACAGGACTTCTACATGGGGAGCTTCATAGAAGAGAGGTTCTAATCCAAAATCCTCATCTTCAGCGATACGTGGAGTAAGTATAGCTCTGGGGAAGTTGCCTCTCAGTGGTTCAACTGAAGCATTTTGCAATGGTGGAGGGGTATTTGGGTTGCTGTCAGTATCATCTCGGAGTATGAGGCGAGTCTGGCGGACCTGTTGTGCTTGAGAGCTTGCTAGAATAGAGGCAGCAGTAGCCTCCATCAAGCCTAATTCATCAGAACGTATGACCCTCTGTCTTCTTGCTGCAGCCTCAACTGGGTCAGCACAGTTCTGGTACTGCCTCGTAACCTCCTGGAGTTCCTCCATGATTTCCTCTGCAGTTTTAGGCCTATCAATTTGAGTCTCCTTTTGTGGTTGTACAGGTACCGTTGGCTCCCTTGCTCGTTGGTTAAGTTCGTGTCGTTCAGATCCCGCTTCAATCCCTTCAGCAGGT is a genomic window containing:
- the LOC108813107 gene encoding LOW QUALITY PROTEIN: berberine bridge enzyme-like 15 (The sequence of the model RefSeq protein was modified relative to this genomic sequence to represent the inferred CDS: substituted 1 base at 1 genomic stop codon), encoding MAFAVSKRNAIAFAVTLLLVSVPLYSSTLQQDFMQCLVDNSDISFPVTATFYSPDQNATLFKEELESTAQNLRYLTPSNPKPVFIFEPMYETHVQAAVVCAKKLQLHMRLRSGGHDYEGLSFVAENETPFVIVDLSKLRQVDVNVDSNSAWAHAGATVGEVYYRIQEKSQTHGFPAGLCSSLGIGGHLVGGAYGSMMRKFGLGADNVLDARIIDANGKFLDRASMGEDVFWAIRGGGGGSFGVILAWKIKLVPVPATVTVFTVTKTLEQDGTKVLYKWQQVADKLDXDLFIRVIIQTASKTTKPGDRTISTSYQGQFLGDSNRLMQVMKKSFPELGLTKKDCIEMSWIKSVMYIAGFPNSASPEALLNGKSLFKSYFKAKSDFVEEPIPVEGLEGLWKKLLQEDSPLTIWNPYGGMMSRIPESEIPFPHRKGTLFMIQWLSSWSDGKASDERHMKWMREMYGYMAKYVSKNPRRAYVNYRDLDLGVNEEESDAREWGTKYFKGNFERLVKIKGEFDPENFFRHEQSIPTKIG